A genomic window from Camelina sativa cultivar DH55 chromosome 2, Cs, whole genome shotgun sequence includes:
- the LOC104747442 gene encoding uncharacterized protein LOC104747442 — protein sequence MTVFKEEMGERIKALEKERKEPKDADVRNDATSHTINDDEGTSKAPSWIVEMKQTSQDEFPVQRVVRKESVKVGKKETSKKKKITGLASDDVEDITTQVQKAKLKIASSSEDTWSNKEDQLVHKKLEVTLNRLGEALTKLDGPGPSKTSRRVPQLAGSQKYPYLGNSTVKRIITEGDNVLGDHLKPVDDEKHQRLLDFLSLDKEEPLSTSNAAVRFYWKIMTPRKHWPSYDYGWLTEHHMGCAMAMFRRRYMREPCPYPKERIAFLDQDLMTTLKKDYIQFDMGPKNFVFRDSYVKHVFGEYPEESATNKKWWIDVDNLYACLFVNGNHWVALDIDLRGKKIHIYDSIPTLVNDEQMAIACLPLRRMIPAMLSDMIPETNRKKSRAMLELRRVKKNVPRNENPGDCGVYALKYIECLALGKTFDGLCDENMLALRIKLAAELYDEVRELAIPANMTDSYPRAKAIIIPSLVDESL from the exons atgacggtGTTCAAAGAGGAGATGGGTGAGAGGATTAAAGcattggagaaagaaagaaaagagccTAAAGACGCTGATGTACGGAATGATGCCACTTCGCACACCATTAACGATGATGAGGGAACAAGTAAAGCACCT TCATGGATTGTTGAGATGAAGCAGACATCACAAGATGAATTTCCAGTTCAAAGGGTGGTGAGGAAGGAATCTGTGAAGGTTGGGAAGAAGGAAActtccaagaaaaagaagattactGGTCTTGCTTCTGACGATGTTGAGGATATCACTACCCAAGTTCAGAAAGCTAAATTGAAAATAGCTTCCAGTTCTGAAGATACATGGTCCAACAAGGAGGATCAGTTGGTACATAAAAAACTTGAGGTGACATTAAACCGCCTTGGAGAGGCTTTGACGAAGTTGGATGGACCTGGACCTTCGAAGACTTCTAGACGCGTGCCCCAGTTGGCAGGATCGCAGAAGTATCCTTACCTTGGTAACTCGACAGTCAAGCGGATCATTACAGAGGGTGATAATGTGTTAGGCGATCATCTTAAGCCTGTAGATGATGAGAAACATCAGAGACTTCTGGATTTTCTCAGCCTTGACAA GGAAGAGCCACTTAGCACCAGCAACGCAGCTGTGAGATTCTATTGGAAAATTATGACTCCAAGGAAACATTGGCCAAGCTATGACTATGGATGGTTGACAGAACAT CACATGGGTTGTGCAATGGCTATGTTCCGGCGAAGATATATGCGTGAGCCTTGTCCGTATCCTAAAGAGCGCATAGCTTTCTTAGACCAAGATCTGATGACTACATTGAAGAAGGACTACATACAGTTTGATATGGGGCCTAAGAATTTTGTGTTTCGGGATTCCTATGTGAAACACGTTTTTGGTGAATATCCTGAGGAGTCAGCTACGAACAAGAAGTGGTGGATTGATGTGGATAACTTATACGCTTGTCTTTTTGTCAATGGGAACCATTGGGTGGCTTTGGATATTGACTTGCGAGGTAAGAAGATTCACATCTATGATAGCATACCAACCTTGGTGAATGACGAACAAATGGCCATTGCATGTTTGCCTTTAAGGCGAATGATTCCTGCGATGTTAAGTGACATGATTCCTGAGACAAACCGTAAAAAGAGCAGAGCAATGTTGGAATTGAGAAGGGTGAAGAAAAATGTTCCTCGGAATGAAAATCCAGGTGATTGTGGTGTGTATGCTCTTAAGTACATTGAATGTTTAGCTCTTGGGAAAACATTTGATGGGCTTTGCGATGAGAACATGTTGGCTCTTCGGATTAAGCTTGCAGCGGAATTATACGACGAAGTCAGAGAATTAGCCATACCAGCTAATATGACTGATTCATATCCTCGAGCTAAAGCTATTATCATCCCTTCCCTAGTTGATGAGTCCTTGTAG
- the LOC104715269 gene encoding ascorbate transporter, chloroplastic isoform X2: MSIAILPMSQEYNWSSATVGLIQSSFFWGYLLTQILGGIWADKFGGKVVLGFGVVWWSFATIMTPIAARLGLPFLLVVRAFMGIGEGVAMPAMNNMLSKWIPVSERSRSLALVYSGMYLGSVRGLAFSPLLIHKFGWRSVFYSFGSLGSIWFMLWLKYDDPDLSAEEKKVILGGSKPREPVTVIPWKLILSEPPVWALIFSHFCHNWGTFILLTWMPTYYNQVLKFNLTESGLLCVLPWLTMAIFANIRCWIADTLVSRGLSITNVRKIMQSIGFLGPAFFLSQLSHVKTPAMAVLCMACSQGSDAFSQSGLYSNHQDIGPRYAGMLLGLSHTAGVLTGVFGTAATAYIL; encoded by the exons ATGAGCATTGCCATTCTTCCCATGTCACAAGAATATAACTGGAGCAGTGCAACTGTTGGCTTAATTCAGTCCTCTTTCTTCTGGGGCTATTTACTTACTCAG ATTCTGGGAGGTATTTGGGCAGACAAGTTTGGCGGAAAGGTGGTTTTAGGTTTTGGTGTTGTCTGGTGGTCCTTTGCCACAATTATGACTCCTATCGCTGCGAGACTTGGTCTCCCTTTTTTGCTTGTCGTGCGGGCGTTCATGGGCATTGGCGAG GGTGTTGCTATGCCTGCTATGAACAACATGCTTTCTAAATGGATCCCTGTCTCAGAGAGAAGCAGATCGCTTGCACTTGTCTATAGTGGCATGTATCTCGGTTCTGTTAGAGGATTGGCATTCTCTCCTCTGCTAATCCACAAGTTCGGATGGCGATCTGTTTTCTATTCGTTTGGCTCCCTTGGAAGTATATGGTTTATGCTATGGCTTAAATAT GATGACCCGGACCTAAGTGCAGAAGAAAAGAAGGTCATACTCGGAGGTAGCAAACCACGGGAACCTGTTACTGTTATTCCATGGAAGCTAATACTGTCTGAACCCCCTGTCTGGGCTCTCATATTTTCCCACTTCTGCCATAATTGGGGAACTTTCATACTATTGACATGGATGCCTACATATTACAATCAG GTCTTGAAGTTCAACCTCACTGAATCTGGGCTCCTATGCGTCTTGCCATGGCTAACCATGGCTATTTTCGCTAATATTAGATGTTGGATTGCTGATACTCTAGTGAGCAGAGGTTTATCAATTACAAACGTTCGAAAG ATTATGCAATCAATTGGTTTTCTGGGTCCTGCCTTCTTCCTGAGTCAGCTGAGCCATGTCAAAACTCCAGCAATGGCGGTTCTCTGCATGGCATGCAGTCAG GGCTCGGATGCATTCTCTCAGTCGGGTCTCTACTCTAATCATCAAGACATTGGCCCACGATACGCT GGTATGCTCTTAGGACTTTCACACACAGCAGGTGTCCTCACTGGTGTCTTTGGCACTGCAGCTACTGCTTACATCCTCTAA
- the LOC104715269 gene encoding ascorbate transporter, chloroplastic isoform X1, which yields MSIAILPMSQEYNWSSATVGLIQSSFFWGYLLTQILGGIWADKFGGKVVLGFGVVWWSFATIMTPIAARLGLPFLLVVRAFMGIGEGVAMPAMNNMLSKWIPVSERSRSLALVYSGMYLGSVRGLAFSPLLIHKFGWRSVFYSFGSLGSIWFMLWLKYDDPDLSAEEKKVILGGSKPREPVTVIPWKLILSEPPVWALIFSHFCHNWGTFILLTWMPTYYNQVLKFNLTESGLLCVLPWLTMAIFANIRCWIADTLVSRGLSITNVRKIMQSIGFLGPAFFLSQLSHVKTPAMAVLCMACSQGSDAFSQSGLYSNHQDIGPRYAGMLLGLSHTAGSWDDVFKVAEALYLIGTLVWNLFATGEKILD from the exons ATGAGCATTGCCATTCTTCCCATGTCACAAGAATATAACTGGAGCAGTGCAACTGTTGGCTTAATTCAGTCCTCTTTCTTCTGGGGCTATTTACTTACTCAG ATTCTGGGAGGTATTTGGGCAGACAAGTTTGGCGGAAAGGTGGTTTTAGGTTTTGGTGTTGTCTGGTGGTCCTTTGCCACAATTATGACTCCTATCGCTGCGAGACTTGGTCTCCCTTTTTTGCTTGTCGTGCGGGCGTTCATGGGCATTGGCGAG GGTGTTGCTATGCCTGCTATGAACAACATGCTTTCTAAATGGATCCCTGTCTCAGAGAGAAGCAGATCGCTTGCACTTGTCTATAGTGGCATGTATCTCGGTTCTGTTAGAGGATTGGCATTCTCTCCTCTGCTAATCCACAAGTTCGGATGGCGATCTGTTTTCTATTCGTTTGGCTCCCTTGGAAGTATATGGTTTATGCTATGGCTTAAATAT GATGACCCGGACCTAAGTGCAGAAGAAAAGAAGGTCATACTCGGAGGTAGCAAACCACGGGAACCTGTTACTGTTATTCCATGGAAGCTAATACTGTCTGAACCCCCTGTCTGGGCTCTCATATTTTCCCACTTCTGCCATAATTGGGGAACTTTCATACTATTGACATGGATGCCTACATATTACAATCAG GTCTTGAAGTTCAACCTCACTGAATCTGGGCTCCTATGCGTCTTGCCATGGCTAACCATGGCTATTTTCGCTAATATTAGATGTTGGATTGCTGATACTCTAGTGAGCAGAGGTTTATCAATTACAAACGTTCGAAAG ATTATGCAATCAATTGGTTTTCTGGGTCCTGCCTTCTTCCTGAGTCAGCTGAGCCATGTCAAAACTCCAGCAATGGCGGTTCTCTGCATGGCATGCAGTCAG GGCTCGGATGCATTCTCTCAGTCGGGTCTCTACTCTAATCATCAAGACATTGGCCCACGATACGCT GGTATGCTCTTAGGACTTTCACACACAGCAG GCTCATGGGATGATGTGTTCAAAGTAGCAGAGGCACTGTATCTAATTGGAACTCTGGTCTGGAACTTGTTCGCTACCGGAGAGAAGATTCTCGACTAG
- the LOC104715299 gene encoding nardilysin-like isoform X1: MRIDLISSSFKAAECRTEPWFKSRFIEEQIPLEFIQMWNEAPETSTSLKLSTSENQFIPSAIKLRVTAASVPKCIVDNSLIKMWHKCNGLDLSYVYLCINLNGGKYSVGDQLMMDLFTELLRDDLDQLIFEGKKAKISSSLSISDNRLMFQVKGYREKLHVFFSELWKKFKSFSPKSKRFEIIKEQVASELNNMDIKTQSEHLLLPNLYEGSYGVHEKLNALAQITFDHLESFIRALCSQQVSIEGLCYGDVLEKEAVEISEFIERTLEGPTPPKVGKKRRIVCVPHRVRFRRDANAIRKSANNSIAKVYFRIGRKKDLNEELGAMLALFDSIVDDLLFDQLRTQEHLGYELTCDTDLTGGVCGFYIYVVSSRFNPNHLLRRIYNFVTNIRSFLENMEEEIFEDYIVSTSFKLFDGLESTWNEIVCQRYKFKWHKKEQAELIKIQKEDLIKWYNKYFVASSHSCRRVAVCIWGSNTNKKNKKTCERNLRIFKKLQLSSTKLRKMKWLLSKR; encoded by the exons ATGAGGATTGACCTTATTTCAAGTTCATTCAAGGCAGCAG agtGTCGAACTGAACCCTGGTTCAAATCACGTTTCATAGAAGAACAAATTCCACTTGAGTTCATACAAATGTGGAATGAAGCTCCTGAAACTTCCACGTCTCTGAAGCTAAGTACTTCAGAAAACCAGTTCATTCCAAGTGCCATCAAGCTTAGAGTGACCGCAGCTTCTGTTCCTAAGTGTATCGTGGATAACTCATTGATAAAGATGTGGCACAAATGTAATGGACTAGACCTATCATATGTCTACTTGTGCATAAATCTGAATGGTGGGAAATATAGTGTCGGGGATCAACTTATGATGGACCTATTTACAGAACTTTTAAGGGACGACTTAGACCAGCTCATATTCGAG GGCAAGAAAGCAAAAATTTCTAGCTCATTGTCAATCTCTGACAATAGACTGATGTTTCAAGTTAAGGGCTATAGAGAAAAATTACATGTCTTCTTCtcggaactttggaagaagttCAAGTCTTTCTCTCCAAAGTCTAAAAGGTTTGAG ATTATCAAAGAGCAGGTGGCAAGTGAACTTAACAACATGGATATCAAAACTCAATCTGAACATTTGTTATTGCCAAACTTATACGAAGGTTCATATGGTGTGCATGAGAAGTTGAATGCCCTGGCCCAAATTACTTTTGACCATCTGGAAAGTTTCATTCGTGCTTTGTGTTCCCAG CAGGTATCCATTGAAGGTCTCTGTTATGGTGATGTGCTAGAAAAGGAAGCCGTTGAGATTTCAGAGTTTATTGAAAGAACGTTGGAAGGGCCAACCCCTCCAAAAGTAGGAAAGAAAAGGCGCATAGTCTGTGTTCCGCATCGTGTGAGATTTAGAAGAGATGCGAACGCGATAAGAAAGTCTGCAAATAACTCTATTGCCAAG GTTTACTTCAGAATCGGTAGGAAAAAAGACCTAAATGAGGAACTAGGTGCAATGTTGGCTCTCTTCGACAGTATCGTAGATGATTTACTATTTGATCAGCTGAG GACACAGGAGCACCTTGGTTATGAACTTACTTGCGATACGGACTTGACGGGTGGAGTTTGtggattttatatttatgttgtgTCTTCAAGATTCAATCCCAATCATCTATTGAGGCGGATATATAACTTCGTAACTAACATTAGGTCCTTCCTG GAAAACATGGAAGAAGAAATATTCGAAGACTACATAGTTAGTACTAGTTTTAAGTTGTTTGACGGCCTAGAGTCTACATGGAATGAGATTGTTTGCCAAAG GTACAAATTCAAATGGCACAAGAAAGAACAAGCTGAACTTATTAAGATCCAGAAAGAAGATCTCATCAAATGGTACAACAAGTACTTTGTGGCATCATCTCATAGTTGTCGTAGAGTTGCTGTATGTATCTGGGGATCCAATaccaacaagaagaacaagaagacttGTGAAAG GAACTTGAGAATATTTAAGAAGCTCCAGTTAAGTTCAACGAAACTGAGGAAGATGAAGTGGCTTTTGAGCAAACGCTAG
- the LOC104715299 gene encoding nardilysin-like isoform X2, producing MRIDLISSSFKAAECRTEPWFKSRFIEEQIPLEFIQMWNEAPETSTSLKLSTSENQFIPSAIKLRVTAASVPKCIVDNSLIKMWHKCNGLDLSYVYLCINLNGGKYSVGDQLMMDLFTELLRDDLDQLIFEGKKAKISSSLSISDNRLMFQVKGYREKLHVFFSELWKKFKSFSPKSKRFEIIKEQVASELNNMDIKTQSEHLLLPNLYEGSYGVHEKLNALAQITFDHLESFIRALCSQVSIEGLCYGDVLEKEAVEISEFIERTLEGPTPPKVGKKRRIVCVPHRVRFRRDANAIRKSANNSIAKVYFRIGRKKDLNEELGAMLALFDSIVDDLLFDQLRTQEHLGYELTCDTDLTGGVCGFYIYVVSSRFNPNHLLRRIYNFVTNIRSFLENMEEEIFEDYIVSTSFKLFDGLESTWNEIVCQRYKFKWHKKEQAELIKIQKEDLIKWYNKYFVASSHSCRRVAVCIWGSNTNKKNKKTCERNLRIFKKLQLSSTKLRKMKWLLSKR from the exons ATGAGGATTGACCTTATTTCAAGTTCATTCAAGGCAGCAG agtGTCGAACTGAACCCTGGTTCAAATCACGTTTCATAGAAGAACAAATTCCACTTGAGTTCATACAAATGTGGAATGAAGCTCCTGAAACTTCCACGTCTCTGAAGCTAAGTACTTCAGAAAACCAGTTCATTCCAAGTGCCATCAAGCTTAGAGTGACCGCAGCTTCTGTTCCTAAGTGTATCGTGGATAACTCATTGATAAAGATGTGGCACAAATGTAATGGACTAGACCTATCATATGTCTACTTGTGCATAAATCTGAATGGTGGGAAATATAGTGTCGGGGATCAACTTATGATGGACCTATTTACAGAACTTTTAAGGGACGACTTAGACCAGCTCATATTCGAG GGCAAGAAAGCAAAAATTTCTAGCTCATTGTCAATCTCTGACAATAGACTGATGTTTCAAGTTAAGGGCTATAGAGAAAAATTACATGTCTTCTTCtcggaactttggaagaagttCAAGTCTTTCTCTCCAAAGTCTAAAAGGTTTGAG ATTATCAAAGAGCAGGTGGCAAGTGAACTTAACAACATGGATATCAAAACTCAATCTGAACATTTGTTATTGCCAAACTTATACGAAGGTTCATATGGTGTGCATGAGAAGTTGAATGCCCTGGCCCAAATTACTTTTGACCATCTGGAAAGTTTCATTCGTGCTTTGTGTTCCCAG GTATCCATTGAAGGTCTCTGTTATGGTGATGTGCTAGAAAAGGAAGCCGTTGAGATTTCAGAGTTTATTGAAAGAACGTTGGAAGGGCCAACCCCTCCAAAAGTAGGAAAGAAAAGGCGCATAGTCTGTGTTCCGCATCGTGTGAGATTTAGAAGAGATGCGAACGCGATAAGAAAGTCTGCAAATAACTCTATTGCCAAG GTTTACTTCAGAATCGGTAGGAAAAAAGACCTAAATGAGGAACTAGGTGCAATGTTGGCTCTCTTCGACAGTATCGTAGATGATTTACTATTTGATCAGCTGAG GACACAGGAGCACCTTGGTTATGAACTTACTTGCGATACGGACTTGACGGGTGGAGTTTGtggattttatatttatgttgtgTCTTCAAGATTCAATCCCAATCATCTATTGAGGCGGATATATAACTTCGTAACTAACATTAGGTCCTTCCTG GAAAACATGGAAGAAGAAATATTCGAAGACTACATAGTTAGTACTAGTTTTAAGTTGTTTGACGGCCTAGAGTCTACATGGAATGAGATTGTTTGCCAAAG GTACAAATTCAAATGGCACAAGAAAGAACAAGCTGAACTTATTAAGATCCAGAAAGAAGATCTCATCAAATGGTACAACAAGTACTTTGTGGCATCATCTCATAGTTGTCGTAGAGTTGCTGTATGTATCTGGGGATCCAATaccaacaagaagaacaagaagacttGTGAAAG GAACTTGAGAATATTTAAGAAGCTCCAGTTAAGTTCAACGAAACTGAGGAAGATGAAGTGGCTTTTGAGCAAACGCTAG
- the LOC104715315 gene encoding thioredoxin H2-like — protein MGGVLSSVFGSGEDAVATGTESEPSRLFKFSSSARWQLHYNEIKESNKLLVVDFSASWCGPCRMIEPTIHAMADKFTDVDFVKLDVDELPDVAKEFNVTAMPTFVLVKSGKEIERIIGAKKEELERKVSKLRA, from the exons atgggAGGAGTTCTATCATCTGTGTTTGGAAGTGGAGAAGATGCAGTTGCTACAGGGACTGAATCTGAGCCAAGTCGCCTCTTCAAGTTTAGCTCTTCAGCTCGGTGGCAGCTTCATTACAACGAGatcaaagaatcaaacaaactg CTGGTGGTTGATTTCTCGGCTTCGTGGTGTGGACCATGTAGAATGATTGAGCCTACGATTCATGCCATGGCTGATAAGTTTACTGATGTTGATTTCGTCAAGTTAGATGTCGATGAACTTCCT GATGTGGCTAAAGAGTTTAATGTGACGGCAATGCCAACCTTTGTGCTGGTGAAAAGTGGTAAAGAGATTGAAAGGATCATTGGAGCCAAAAAGGAAGAACTTGAGAGGAAAGTTAGCAAACTCAGGGCATAG